ATAATAAAACTCCAATAACTTTATCCATAACTTTCTCCTTATTTTTTTCCAACTAATTCATATTGTTTATGATTATCAGGACTATTTGCTTTTAAGCCATTTAAATCTTGATTAATTTTATAAAAATTAGTCGACTCATTTTGTTGAACATTGATTGCATTATATGTTAATACACCTAAAATAGTAAGTAATAATACTGTAGCTATTAACATACCTGTAATCCCATGAAGAAGAGAAAAAATTCCTCTTTCATTTTCATTCATTTGAGTATTTCCAGACATACTTACTCTCCTAAACTTCTAATATATGTAGCTAATGCTTTCTCTTGAGTAGGGTTTAATCTACCTTTGAAACTTGGCATTTTACCAATATGTCCTTTTTTACCATTACCTAATACAGTTTGAACTAAATCATTACTATATTGTGCAATATTAGGAGCAACATAAGCTATACCTTTTCCATCTGCACCATGACATCCAGCACAAACACCAAATGCTGCTGGTTGTTCACCTTTAAATCCACCTGCAACATAAGTTGAAACAGCTTCAATATCTGCTTCATCTGTTAACATCATAGGAGGCATACCACCTGGGTATTGTTCTTTAAAGTTATTTGCACCATTTTTAATCACATATTTAATAGAATCTTTTGAAATTCTATGTGTTAAATTTTGTGCTTTTCCTTCAATACCTTCAGCATCTACACCATGACAAGGTGCACATTGTACTAAGAATATTGATTCACCCATAGCAGTTAATGTATCTTCACTTGGGTTTTCCCATTTTGAAGCAAATTTTTTATTATATTCAATTGTTTCTTCATTCCATTGACCAATTTGTGAAAATCCATTTGTTGGATAACCAAATGACCAATACCAAAATAACCAAACAATTGTCCCAATAAATGCTAATCCCCAGCCTGTTGGGATTGGATTTCTATATTCACCAATACCATCCCAGTTGTCTTCTTTTAATTCACCGCTAGCAGTGTCATTTTTCATTTGATTAACATATTTAAGTGCAACAAATACTGTAATAGTAATAATTGCAATAGCACCTAACATTGTTAAGCTATTTACATAATCATCACTGTTAAAAGCGTCACCTGCAATAAAGTAAGTTCCTGCTATTAACGCGACAATAAGAATAATTCCACCTATAACCATAGATTTCATTTGATACTCTCCTTCTCGTTTATCTCTTTGTCTTTTTTTCTTTCTTCAAGAGGATTTGACTTTATAGAATCATCATGCACAAGATCAGAGTATTTTTCATAGTTCTTCTCACCTTTTTTATCTCTTCTATAAATAGAGTAAGCGTAAGAATAAAAAACAACAAATACAAAAAGTATTAAAAAAAACTTCAAATAACCTTGAAGATTCAATAAAGCGTCATAATCCATTTTATCCTCTTATTTTAAAGAATTTAAATATGCAATTAATGC
This DNA window, taken from Arcobacter sp. CECT 8986, encodes the following:
- a CDS encoding CcoQ/FixQ family Cbb3-type cytochrome c oxidase assembly chaperone, which codes for MDYDALLNLQGYLKFFLILFVFVVFYSYAYSIYRRDKKGEKNYEKYSDLVHDDSIKSNPLEERKKDKEINEKESIK
- a CDS encoding c-type cytochrome — translated: MKSMVIGGIILIVALIAGTYFIAGDAFNSDDYVNSLTMLGAIAIITITVFVALKYVNQMKNDTASGELKEDNWDGIGEYRNPIPTGWGLAFIGTIVWLFWYWSFGYPTNGFSQIGQWNEETIEYNKKFASKWENPSEDTLTAMGESIFLVQCAPCHGVDAEGIEGKAQNLTHRISKDSIKYVIKNGANNFKEQYPGGMPPMMLTDEADIEAVSTYVAGGFKGEQPAAFGVCAGCHGADGKGIAYVAPNIAQYSNDLVQTVLGNGKKGHIGKMPSFKGRLNPTQEKALATYIRSLGE
- a CDS encoding DUF4006 family protein, whose amino-acid sequence is MSGNTQMNENERGIFSLLHGITGMLIATVLLLTILGVLTYNAINVQQNESTNFYKINQDLNGLKANSPDNHKQYELVGKK